A single region of the Arthrobacter sp. zg-Y20 genome encodes:
- a CDS encoding TetR/AcrR family transcriptional regulator C-terminal domain-containing protein: MTGQVPARRGAGRPANRVLTPGKITAAALAVIRAKGYDGLTMSALARRLSVAPSALYNHVESKAEVLQWIQDYVMSGVDTSCFSELPWEEAVRTWARSYRDVFARHTPLIPVIAVLQVRGAPRTLSMYEVVTEGFLRAGWPQEHIVPAIVALESFIYGSAYDAVAPQDIFDTGALAPDSPLFTSAVQEQLGRKEGRAADTAFDAGLDALVTGLSRQAGVACRQDR, encoded by the coding sequence ATGACAGGGCAGGTACCCGCACGGCGCGGAGCGGGACGTCCCGCCAACCGCGTGCTGACGCCCGGGAAAATTACAGCCGCGGCCTTGGCCGTCATCCGCGCCAAGGGCTATGACGGGCTGACAATGTCTGCCCTGGCCCGGCGCCTGAGTGTGGCTCCCTCGGCCCTGTACAACCATGTGGAATCCAAGGCTGAAGTCCTGCAGTGGATCCAGGACTACGTAATGTCGGGGGTGGACACATCCTGCTTCAGCGAGCTTCCCTGGGAGGAGGCGGTCCGGACCTGGGCACGTTCCTACCGCGATGTGTTCGCCCGGCACACACCGCTGATTCCGGTGATCGCCGTCCTGCAGGTCCGCGGCGCGCCCCGGACCCTGTCAATGTACGAAGTCGTCACCGAGGGTTTCCTCCGTGCGGGCTGGCCGCAGGAACACATCGTGCCCGCCATTGTGGCACTTGAGTCCTTTATCTACGGCTCGGCGTACGACGCCGTGGCGCCGCAGGACATCTTCGACACCGGTGCCCTCGCTCCGGACAGTCCGCTGTTCACGTCCGCGGTGCAGGAGCAGTTGGGCCGGAAAGAAGGCCGTGCCGCCGATACGGCGTTCGACGCCGGGCTGGATGCCCTGGTGACAGGGCTCAGCCGGCAGGCCGGTGTGGCCTGCCGGCAAGACCGCTAA